The DNA segment CTATGGAAATTTCAAAATATTTTTCTAGGGACTACTTGAAATTCAATATTCATAACTTGAGCTACCTGCCCAGATGGATAATTGTATTGATTGACATATCGGTGCTGGTTATGTCCTTCATTTTGACTTTTGTAATTTTTAAGGGAACGGGATTAAATTATGTCATCACTGGTTATTCTCTCCTATTTGTTAGCCTGTTTTTTGGAATAAACGTGTTTTTCTTTTGGTTGTTTAGAACCTATTCCGGAATTATTAGGCACTCTTCTTATATTGATGCCGTCAAGATTTTGTTTTCACAAAGTTCTGTCTTGGTTTTTTTCCTGTTTTTTAATTTTTTGTTTGAATTATTTTTTAAAGAAAAGGCGTTTTTAAACACGGCACTTTTCATCAATATCGTATTGTCTTTTTGCGGTTTGTTTTTATATCGAGTCGTGGTGAAACAAACATTTGAACTGTATTTCAGGGAAAAGAGCGACAACAATTTGATCAAGGCCATTATTTATGGTACCGATGCCAATGCCATTTCGGTTGCCAATGCGCTAAAGTTTGAATCGCCATCCCGTTTCAAGATTGTTGCCTTTGTGGACAAGAACAATCAAAATGCTTCCAAACGGATGTTGGATTTGCCCATCTTGGTACAAAGAAAAAAATTGCCTGCCTTGATGCGTTCCGTGGGTGCCGAAGGATTGGTTATCGCGGATAAAAGTTTGTCCAAGGAAGAAAAATTGATTATCATTGACCAATGTCTGGAATTTAATTACAAAGTATATACCATTCCTTCCGTTACGGATTGGGAAAACCAGAAGGAGATTTCCCAAAAAGTAAAAAACATCCAAATTGAGGACTTGCTCGAAAGAGATCCTATCGTATTGGACGGTGTATCCATTTCCAAACAGTTAATGGGTAAAACCATCCTGATTACGGGAGCCGCCGGATCCATTGGCAGCGAAATCGTAAGGCAGGTATTGAGTTTTAGTCCCAAAAAAATAATTATACTGGATCAGGCCGAAACGCCATTGCATCATATTGGTTTGGAGGTAGAAGGAATCAAGGGCAATACCATAATACATTCGGTTATTGTCGATATCAGGAACAAGACCGCCTTGGAGAAAATATTTAAACAATACCGGCCCCAAATGGTTTACCATGCCGCTGCTTACAAGCACGTGCCATTAATGGAAAAGAATCCTTCCCAAGCCATTTTGACCAATGTGAACGGCACCAAAAATCTGGCTGATTTGGCTTGCGAGTATCATGTAGCCAAGTTTGTGATGATTTCCACGGACAAAGCCGTGAATCCAAGCAATGTTATGGGGGCCAGCAAGCGAATAGCCGAGAAGTACGTACAATCGTTATATTTGAAATGCAAAGAAAATAAAGGAATGTATGCCACCAAGTTTATCACGACCCGTTTTGGAAACGTGTTGGGATCCAATGGTTCCGTCGTGCCTTTATTCTCCAAACAAATAGCCGAAGGCGGTCCTGTTACCATCACGCACCCCGACATTATCCGATATTTCATGACCATCCCGGAAGCCTGTCAATTGGTTTTGGAAGCGGGTTCGATGGGGAATGGCGGCGAGATCTATATTTTTGACATGGGGAAACCAGTCAAGATTATTGATTTGGCCAGAAAAATGATCAAGTTGGCGGGTTTTACTCCCGACAGGGACATCAAGATAAAGGTTGTGGGCTTGAGACCCGGCGAAAAATTATACGAAGAACTGCTGAACGACACTTCAAAGACGTTGCCTACCTATCACGAAAAAATCATGATTGCACAGGAATTGCAGATGGAATATGAAGATTTGCACCTTGATATTCAAGAACTCATCGGCATAGCCAGTTTCTTTGACAATGACGACATCGTGGCCAAAATGAAAAAAATAGTACCCGAGTTTATCAGCATGAATTCAGTCTATGCTACATTAGACAAATAGTTTTTCCTGTTTTTAATCCTAAAAAAGTTTACAAGAGCAATTTATTGCTCTTGTAAACTTTTTTTGTTTATGGAGAGGACAGATAATAGATGAAAGATAATAGATGAAAAGAGGATAGTTGAACTATAGATGATGCTATTCCATGCCAAAAAACTGGTTGTTGACAATGACTTCTTTTAGCGGTGTCAAGTCTTTCAATTTTACCTTTTGTTTGAAAGCGGCAATATGGTTGGCGTGATGCACGTCGGAACCCACAAAGTCATAGAGGCCTTTTTGGAGCAGTTTATCGGCAATCTTGGCAATGCTTTCTCCATAATAACCCACCACCGACAGTAAATTCAATTGAAACAGGCAACCCGCCTTTTTTAGTTTCAGGTATTCCTCAAAATTGTGATGGTAAAACAAATAGCGTTCCGGATGCGCCAAAACCGGGATATAGCCTGCCACCTGTAAATCGAATAAAATAGCGTACAATTGGATGGGGGCATTGATATAGGACATTTCGACCAAGACGTACTTCTTTTTGAGTGTCAACAGTTTCTCGGATTGAAAAAGTTGCACAAAATTATCATCCAGCATGTATTCGGCGGCGGCGCGAAAAGGAAGGGTGATTTGGTTTTTCTCCAGTTCCAGAACGGTTTCGGCTTCCCTTGATTTTATTTGGTCAGCAGAGTTGTTCCAGACGTGTTGCATGACGTGGGGCGTGGTGATGAATTGTGAAAATCCAAAACCTTCAAGCGCTTTAACCAACATTAAGCTGTCTTCAAAAGTCTTCGCGCCATCATCGATACCATGCAAAAGATGGGAGTGCATGTCG comes from the Flavobacterium limnophilum genome and includes:
- a CDS encoding polysaccharide biosynthesis protein — translated: MEISKYFSRDYLKFNIHNLSYLPRWIIVLIDISVLVMSFILTFVIFKGTGLNYVITGYSLLFVSLFFGINVFFFWLFRTYSGIIRHSSYIDAVKILFSQSSVLVFFLFFNFLFELFFKEKAFLNTALFINIVLSFCGLFLYRVVVKQTFELYFREKSDNNLIKAIIYGTDANAISVANALKFESPSRFKIVAFVDKNNQNASKRMLDLPILVQRKKLPALMRSVGAEGLVIADKSLSKEEKLIIIDQCLEFNYKVYTIPSVTDWENQKEISQKVKNIQIEDLLERDPIVLDGVSISKQLMGKTILITGAAGSIGSEIVRQVLSFSPKKIIILDQAETPLHHIGLEVEGIKGNTIIHSVIVDIRNKTALEKIFKQYRPQMVYHAAAYKHVPLMEKNPSQAILTNVNGTKNLADLACEYHVAKFVMISTDKAVNPSNVMGASKRIAEKYVQSLYLKCKENKGMYATKFITTRFGNVLGSNGSVVPLFSKQIAEGGPVTITHPDIIRYFMTIPEACQLVLEAGSMGNGGEIYIFDMGKPVKIIDLARKMIKLAGFTPDRDIKIKVVGLRPGEKLYEELLNDTSKTLPTYHEKIMIAQELQMEYEDLHLDIQELIGIASFFDNDDIVAKMKKIVPEFISMNSVYATLDK
- a CDS encoding tyrosine-protein phosphatase; its protein translation is MFHLFKSKPVLKDLIPCNHVDMHSHLLHGIDDGAKTFEDSLMLVKALEGFGFSQFITTPHVMQHVWNNSADQIKSREAETVLELEKNQITLPFRAAAEYMLDDNFVQLFQSEKLLTLKKKYVLVEMSYINAPIQLYAILFDLQVAGYIPVLAHPERYLFYHHNFEEYLKLKKAGCLFQLNLLSVVGYYGESIAKIADKLLQKGLYDFVGSDVHHANHIAAFKQKVKLKDLTPLKEVIVNNQFFGME